One genomic window of Bradyrhizobium sp. B124 includes the following:
- a CDS encoding trimeric intracellular cation channel family protein — protein MWTMPPTDSVLHVLSFIAVAAQSMTAALAAGRRSMDWAGVCMLGAITALGGGTIRDVLLGHYPLLWVEHPIYLAIAAAGAFATILLARLVHRLNLAFLVLDAIGLVVFTMAGCDVAWQVDASLPIVIVSGMITGCAGGVLRDILCNEVPLLFRSELYASVSVVTGLFYATAFGLQLNDWLWTGLTFVLGLTFRLLAIRYKWEMPKFVFSGEER, from the coding sequence TTCATCGCCGTTGCGGCGCAATCGATGACGGCGGCGCTCGCGGCCGGCAGGCGCAGCATGGATTGGGCCGGGGTTTGCATGCTCGGGGCGATTACCGCGCTCGGTGGCGGCACGATCCGCGACGTGTTGCTCGGGCACTATCCGCTGCTCTGGGTCGAGCATCCGATCTACCTTGCGATTGCGGCGGCGGGCGCCTTCGCCACCATCCTGCTGGCGCGGCTGGTGCACCGGCTTAATCTCGCATTCCTGGTGCTCGATGCGATCGGGCTCGTGGTGTTCACCATGGCCGGCTGCGACGTGGCCTGGCAGGTCGACGCGTCGCTGCCGATCGTGATCGTCTCCGGCATGATCACCGGCTGCGCCGGCGGCGTGCTGCGCGACATCCTTTGCAATGAGGTGCCGCTGTTGTTTCGCAGCGAGCTCTACGCCAGCGTCTCCGTGGTGACTGGGCTGTTCTATGCGACCGCGTTCGGACTGCAGCTCAACGACTGGCTCTGGACCGGGCTGACCTTCGTCCTCGGACTGACGTTCCGGCTGCTCGCGATCCGCTACAAATGGGAGATGCCGAAATTCGTGTTCAGCGGCGAGGAGCGCTGA